TTATAACCCCGAGTAGTTTCGGGGGAAAAAAGAAGGTGAGTAAGTAATGGCACGTGGTAAAGTGAAGTGGTTCAACGATGCAAAAGGTTTTGGTTTCATTTCCAATGATGACGGAAGCGGGGATGTGTTCGCACATTTCTCAGCAATAGCATCTGAAGGATTTAAATCTTTGGCCGAAGGCGACGCAGTCGAATTTGACATAGAAACCTCCGACAAAGGACCTAAAGC
This sequence is a window from Elusimicrobiota bacterium. Protein-coding genes within it:
- a CDS encoding cold-shock protein codes for the protein MARGKVKWFNDAKGFGFISNDDGSGDVFAHFSAIASEGFKSLAEGDAVEFDIETSDKGPKAANIKKV